Proteins encoded together in one Ciona intestinalis chromosome 3, KH, whole genome shotgun sequence window:
- the LOC113474144 gene encoding uncharacterized protein LOC113474144 produces MLCKIVFACFIAIVSGCPNLEAPKHASINCTTTNDVTKCRVACEDWMYTFGEELLTCLPNGEWDNRLPFCHPDYTQCGAKGQRRCPRVTKEDRVIMESFVQMMDFDIKAGIDDISMKVTAIVASRNSHRNKCSPGFCTYPCFVFNREVARICKRCKIKKVIKCKKSASLFG; encoded by the exons atgctGTGTAAAATCGTTTTCGCGTGTTTTATCGCAATTGTATCAG GTTGCCCAAACCTAGAAGCCCCGAAGCATGCCTCAATAAATTGCACAACaacaaatgacgtcacgaagtgccGAGTTGCGTGCGAGGATTGGATGTACACGTTCGGTGAAGAGCTACTAACATGTTTACCGAACGGTGAATGGGACAACAGGCTACCGTTTTGCCACC CTGATTACACACAATGCGGAGCG AAAGGGCAGCGTCGATGTCCTCGCGTAACGAAGGAAGATAGAGTCATCATGGAAAGTTTTGTTCAAATGATGGACTTTGATATAAAAGCCGGCATCGACGATATAAGCATGAAAGTCACTGCTATAGTCGCTTCTAGAAACTCACATCGTAACAAGTGCTCGCCAGGATTTTGTACATACCCTTGCTTCGTGTTCAATC GCGAAGTCGCCCGAATCTGCAAAAGGTGcaagataaagaaagttatCAAATGCAAGAAGTCGGCTTCACTTTTCGGTTGA
- the LOC104265558 gene encoding uncharacterized protein LOC104265558 isoform X2 → MKILFLTSLLAMLAVGILACELPERPKFGRMRCINTKAGLTCKFKCNSWANMIGQPVITCDRSNQWNAPVPICHHYYKCRKNNDKRCPKITKSDMRKFREHRNLLSKAQIEAIQRVELTYASLRTVRTMNKKFCVPDMCHFYCPNLLHRKLANRCRTCKRKKIIKCNKYGSILG, encoded by the exons ATGAAGATCCTATTTTTAACTTCGCTCTTGGCGATGCTCGCTGTCGGAATATTAG CTTGCGAACTACCCGAGAGACCCAAATTTGGCCGAATGCGTTGCATCAACACCAAGGCTGGATTAACTTGCAAATTTAAGTGCAACTCGTGGGCGAATATGATTGGTCAACCGGTTATCACGTGTGACAGATCCAACCAATGGAATGCGCCAGTGCCAATTTGCCACC ATTACTACAAGTGTCGCAAG aatAACGACAAACGTTGTCCGAAAATCACTAAATCGGATATGCGGAAGTTCCGAGAACATAGAAATTTACTGAGCAAGGCGCAAATAGAGGCGATTCAAAGAGTTGAGCTCACTTACGCCAGCTTGCGGACGGTTCGCACCATGAACAAAAAGTTCTGTGTTCCTGATATGTGCCATTTTTACTGCCCTAACCTTTTAC ATCGTAAATTGGCAAATCGATGCAGAACTTGCAAGAGAAAGAAGATTATCAAGTGTAACAAATATGGTTCTATTTTAGGATAA
- the LOC104265558 gene encoding uncharacterized protein LOC104265558 isoform X1, with translation MKILFLTSLLAMLAVGILACELPERPKFGRMRCINTKAGLTCKFKCNSWANMIGQPVITCDRSNQWNAPVPICHPDYYKCRKNNDKRCPKITKSDMRKFREHRNLLSKAQIEAIQRVELTYASLRTVRTMNKKFCVPDMCHFYCPNLLHRKLANRCRTCKRKKIIKCNKYGSILG, from the exons ATGAAGATCCTATTTTTAACTTCGCTCTTGGCGATGCTCGCTGTCGGAATATTAG CTTGCGAACTACCCGAGAGACCCAAATTTGGCCGAATGCGTTGCATCAACACCAAGGCTGGATTAACTTGCAAATTTAAGTGCAACTCGTGGGCGAATATGATTGGTCAACCGGTTATCACGTGTGACAGATCCAACCAATGGAATGCGCCAGTGCCAATTTGCCACC cTGATTACTACAAGTGTCGCAAG aatAACGACAAACGTTGTCCGAAAATCACTAAATCGGATATGCGGAAGTTCCGAGAACATAGAAATTTACTGAGCAAGGCGCAAATAGAGGCGATTCAAAGAGTTGAGCTCACTTACGCCAGCTTGCGGACGGTTCGCACCATGAACAAAAAGTTCTGTGTTCCTGATATGTGCCATTTTTACTGCCCTAACCTTTTAC ATCGTAAATTGGCAAATCGATGCAGAACTTGCAAGAGAAAGAAGATTATCAAGTGTAACAAATATGGTTCTATTTTAGGATAA